A portion of the Stigmatella aurantiaca DW4/3-1 genome contains these proteins:
- a CDS encoding sensor histidine kinase, whose protein sequence is MGIWKRIGGGALLGLGGLLLNLAEVEILPGVHLLLGPWMVLMAAVLLGPAAGGVAGALSGVRTWWLWGHPWGWLNMALEGLFVGALRRRLMPISSDGLFWALSPAYFLLTYGFMAELPLEATVVSGVKQAVNGLLAALTVQVTLLVPGIRRRLGPWLPAPVAAISMGRAFALSFTLGAIIPMLVVGMVEGRARYDTAVRHVEEENLQVARAVVREIERRIEHSSHAVAQLSRLLGDRSRPQGALPNPAFLEDGLDSLVTYSPEVIYAYVGSPEGRALAFSPRSDAEGRVLAGSDFSDREYVRKVRQSRVPLISDVFLGRVGERAPLVATVGPIREGDRYLGYVLAALDLPKMRAYARAQTHTQKQRVRVLDARKRVVFDSQQESTGNVDSIEGSPLADALDKLGGAGASSYQQRPDSRLLIRTGSAHLFCVRRVEQVGWRVVVEQSAALLQHDVEQTYAGLLVTVGGAVAVTLIVSLLLVRTVLAPVRRVAEAALRLASGDRLARAEEATRDAPRELHELARTFDQMAAQLSRQMETIEAASREKDVFLSIASHELRTPLTAIKVQVALLRRSVGEEQSARVDLFDRQIDRLTRLVNQLLDASQLGSGKLPLQCTRIDLAEVARRVAEALVGASPRHTLQLEVSPLVGAFDEMRIEQVLHNLVANAIKYSPSGGVIEVRVRRLSEREAEIEVADRGIGLGAEDREQLFGRFERGERQEVANISGLGVGLYVSREIIRRHNGTISLRQREGGGAVATVVLPLER, encoded by the coding sequence ATGGGTATCTGGAAGCGGATCGGAGGGGGCGCCCTCCTGGGCCTGGGCGGGTTGCTGCTGAACCTGGCGGAGGTCGAAATCCTGCCGGGCGTGCACCTGCTGCTCGGGCCGTGGATGGTCCTGATGGCGGCGGTGCTGCTGGGCCCTGCGGCGGGAGGGGTGGCGGGGGCCCTCTCGGGTGTCCGGACGTGGTGGCTGTGGGGTCATCCCTGGGGGTGGCTCAACATGGCCCTGGAGGGGCTCTTCGTTGGAGCGCTGCGCCGGCGCCTCATGCCCATCTCGTCGGATGGGCTCTTCTGGGCGCTCAGCCCCGCCTACTTCCTGCTGACCTACGGCTTCATGGCCGAGCTCCCCCTCGAGGCCACCGTGGTGTCGGGGGTCAAGCAGGCCGTGAATGGCCTGCTCGCGGCCTTGACCGTCCAGGTGACCTTGTTGGTGCCTGGGATCCGGCGGCGTCTCGGCCCGTGGCTGCCCGCGCCCGTGGCCGCCATTTCCATGGGGCGGGCCTTTGCCCTGTCCTTCACCCTGGGCGCCATCATTCCGATGCTCGTGGTGGGCATGGTGGAGGGCCGCGCACGCTACGACACCGCCGTGCGGCATGTGGAGGAGGAGAACCTCCAGGTCGCGCGGGCCGTGGTGCGGGAGATCGAGCGCCGCATCGAGCATTCCTCGCATGCCGTCGCCCAGCTGTCCCGCTTGTTGGGAGACCGCTCAAGGCCTCAGGGCGCGTTGCCCAACCCGGCGTTTCTGGAGGATGGGCTCGACTCGCTCGTGACCTATTCGCCGGAGGTCATCTACGCCTACGTGGGGAGCCCCGAGGGCCGGGCGCTGGCGTTCTCTCCGCGCAGCGACGCGGAGGGAAGGGTCTTGGCGGGCTCCGACTTCTCGGATCGGGAATACGTGCGGAAGGTCCGGCAGTCCCGCGTCCCGCTGATCAGCGATGTCTTCCTGGGCCGCGTGGGCGAACGGGCCCCCCTGGTCGCGACGGTGGGGCCCATTCGCGAGGGAGACCGGTATCTGGGCTATGTGCTGGCCGCGCTGGACCTGCCGAAGATGCGGGCGTACGCCCGTGCTCAAACCCATACGCAGAAGCAGCGCGTGCGGGTGCTCGATGCGCGGAAAAGGGTGGTCTTCGACTCTCAGCAGGAGAGCACCGGGAATGTGGACAGCATCGAGGGCAGTCCCCTGGCGGATGCGCTCGACAAGCTTGGGGGCGCGGGCGCCTCGAGTTACCAGCAGCGTCCGGATTCGCGCCTGCTCATCCGGACCGGTTCAGCGCACCTGTTCTGCGTGAGGCGCGTGGAGCAGGTGGGCTGGCGGGTCGTCGTCGAGCAATCGGCGGCCCTTCTGCAACACGACGTCGAGCAGACCTACGCCGGGCTGCTCGTCACCGTGGGGGGGGCCGTGGCGGTGACCCTGATTGTGTCCTTGTTGCTGGTGCGAACCGTGCTGGCCCCGGTCCGGCGGGTGGCGGAGGCCGCGCTCCGGTTGGCATCGGGAGACCGCCTGGCGCGTGCGGAGGAGGCCACCCGGGACGCGCCCCGCGAACTGCACGAACTGGCCCGGACGTTCGATCAAATGGCGGCCCAGCTCTCCCGCCAGATGGAGACCATCGAAGCGGCGAGCCGGGAGAAGGACGTCTTTCTCTCCATCGCCTCCCATGAACTGAGGACGCCGCTCACGGCCATCAAGGTCCAGGTGGCCCTGCTGCGGCGCTCCGTGGGGGAGGAGCAGTCGGCCCGGGTCGATCTCTTCGACCGGCAGATCGACCGGCTGACACGGCTGGTGAACCAGCTTCTGGATGCCTCGCAGCTGGGCTCCGGCAAGTTGCCGTTGCAGTGCACGCGGATCGATCTGGCGGAGGTGGCCCGGCGGGTCGCCGAGGCGCTGGTGGGGGCCTCGCCGCGGCACACCCTCCAGTTGGAGGTCTCCCCCCTGGTGGGGGCGTTCGACGAGATGCGCATCGAGCAGGTGCTCCACAACCTGGTGGCCAACGCCATCAAGTACAGCCCCTCCGGAGGGGTCATCGAGGTGCGGGTCCGGCGCCTCTCGGAGCGTGAGGCGGAGATCGAGGTGGCCGATCGCGGCATCGGGCTGGGCGCGGAGGACAGGGAGCAGCTCTTCGGGCGCTTCGAACGAGGGGAGCGCCAGGAGGTGGCGAACATTTCCGGGCTGGGGGTAGGCCTCTATGTCTCGCGGGAGATCATCCGGCGCCACAACGGCACCATCTCCTTGCGGCAGCGGGAGGGCGGTGGGGCGGTGGCCACGGTGGTGCTGCCACTCGAGCGCTGA
- a CDS encoding S8 family serine peptidase gives MKRITKAACTASFLVLGACGAEMSEQEGDALPPKQELGEMAQLLRSSRAVPNRYIVVLKSDLKTVSLAADGEIAQQMTLKTGGELLHTYKSAIHGFAARMSEAQARELLADPRVAYIEEDSFVEAVGTQTGATWGIDRIDQAALPLNSTYNYNNDGTGVHAYIVDTGVLTTHTEFTGRIGNGYDAVTTGGAATDCNGHGSHVAGTVGGTVYGVAKKVTIHPVRVLDCNGSGTTAGVIAGVDWVKNNHIKPAVANMSLGGGASQTLDDAVANAITAGVVFAVAAGNDNASACNYSPARTPSAITVGATERTDARASYSNYGTCLDIFAPGSSITSSWYSSTTATNTISGTSMASPHVAGAAALYLAANPSATPQQVRDALVNNGTTGKVTSPGTGSPNVLLYTGFIGGGGPNPGDTTPPTTSITAPAGGASLSGSATISANASDNVGVARVDFFASGVLIGSDTTAPYSISWNTASVANGSYSLTSTAVDTSGNSGSSAAVSVTVSNTTGNCSTTEQLFLNPGFESGAANWTASSGVISGSTSGSAPRTGTYKAYLNGYGSSHTDYVYQQVTIPATACSASLSFWVKITTKETENVAYDKLSVQVRDSANTVKATLATYSNLNKSTDYVLKTFDLAAYKGQTIRVYFNGVEDTSLSTSFFVDDTSLTITR, from the coding sequence ATGAAGCGGATCACGAAAGCTGCATGCACTGCGTCGTTCCTGGTGCTCGGTGCGTGTGGCGCCGAGATGAGTGAGCAGGAGGGCGATGCCCTGCCGCCGAAGCAGGAGCTTGGCGAGATGGCCCAGCTGCTGCGGAGTTCGCGAGCCGTTCCGAACCGCTACATCGTCGTGCTGAAGAGCGACCTGAAGACGGTTTCCCTGGCGGCCGATGGGGAAATTGCCCAGCAGATGACCCTCAAGACGGGGGGAGAGCTGCTCCACACCTACAAGTCCGCGATCCACGGCTTTGCCGCCCGGATGAGCGAGGCGCAAGCGCGTGAGCTGCTCGCCGACCCGCGCGTGGCCTACATCGAGGAGGACAGCTTCGTCGAGGCCGTCGGGACCCAGACGGGCGCCACCTGGGGCATCGACCGCATCGACCAGGCCGCGCTGCCGCTCAACAGCACCTACAACTACAACAACGACGGCACCGGCGTTCACGCCTATATCGTCGACACCGGCGTGCTGACCACCCACACCGAGTTCACCGGCCGCATCGGCAACGGGTACGACGCGGTGACCACGGGCGGCGCGGCCACGGACTGCAACGGCCACGGCTCCCACGTGGCGGGCACGGTGGGCGGAACCGTCTACGGCGTGGCCAAGAAGGTCACCATCCACCCGGTGCGCGTGCTGGACTGCAACGGCTCGGGCACCACCGCGGGCGTGATCGCCGGCGTGGACTGGGTGAAGAACAACCACATCAAGCCGGCCGTGGCCAACATGAGCCTCGGCGGTGGCGCTTCCCAGACGCTGGATGACGCGGTCGCCAACGCCATCACCGCGGGCGTGGTGTTCGCGGTCGCCGCGGGCAATGACAACGCGAGCGCCTGCAACTACTCGCCGGCCCGTACGCCCAGCGCCATCACCGTGGGCGCCACCGAGCGCACCGACGCGCGCGCCTCGTACTCCAACTACGGCACGTGCCTGGACATCTTCGCCCCGGGCAGCAGCATCACCTCGTCCTGGTACTCCAGCACCACGGCCACGAACACCATCAGCGGCACCTCGATGGCCAGCCCGCACGTGGCGGGCGCCGCGGCGCTCTACCTGGCGGCCAACCCCTCCGCCACGCCGCAGCAGGTGCGTGACGCGCTGGTGAACAACGGCACCACGGGCAAGGTGACCAGCCCCGGCACCGGTTCACCGAACGTGCTGCTCTACACCGGCTTCATCGGCGGTGGCGGGCCGAACCCGGGCGACACCACGCCTCCCACCACCTCCATCACGGCCCCCGCGGGCGGCGCCTCGCTGAGCGGCTCGGCCACCATCAGCGCGAATGCCAGCGACAACGTGGGGGTCGCCCGCGTCGACTTCTTCGCGAGCGGCGTGCTCATCGGCAGCGACACCACCGCGCCGTACAGCATCAGCTGGAACACCGCCAGCGTGGCCAACGGCAGCTACTCGCTGACGTCCACGGCCGTGGACACGTCCGGCAACTCGGGCTCCTCGGCCGCGGTCTCCGTCACCGTGAGCAACACCACGGGCAACTGCTCCACGACCGAGCAGCTGTTCCTCAACCCGGGCTTCGAGTCGGGGGCCGCGAACTGGACGGCGTCCTCGGGCGTCATCAGTGGCTCGACGAGCGGAAGCGCTCCGCGCACGGGCACCTACAAGGCCTATCTGAACGGCTACGGCTCGTCCCACACGGACTACGTCTACCAGCAGGTCACCATCCCGGCGACGGCGTGCAGCGCCAGCCTGTCGTTCTGGGTGAAGATCACCACGAAGGAGACCGAGAACGTGGCCTACGACAAGCTGAGCGTTCAGGTCCGTGACAGCGCCAACACGGTGAAGGCGACGCTGGCCACCTACAGCAACCTGAACAAGTCGACGGACTACGTGCTGAAGACGTTTGATCTGGCCGCGTACAAGGGCCAGACGATCCGCGTCTACTTCAACGGCGTCGAGGACACCTCGCTGTCGACGAGCTTCTTCGTCGACGACACGTCGCTGACCATCACCCGCTAA
- a CDS encoding OmpA family protein, with the protein MRLKALCMAVSLLAVPGMALAQSPVEQFKKAAGKASKSTLEKKINTKLTEDARKNQCSFKTGTDVLEAGCDQKLKNLTAALVEAKKQLDAGGVKNYQFEVSGHTDSSGDAAKNKALSEKRAAVIVKELVSRGIPRAEILAVGRGSEQPLVKPDDTAAKKAKNRRYEIQVRL; encoded by the coding sequence ATGCGCCTGAAGGCGCTCTGCATGGCGGTATCGCTGTTGGCGGTCCCCGGCATGGCACTGGCTCAAAGCCCGGTCGAGCAATTCAAGAAGGCCGCGGGCAAAGCGAGCAAGTCCACGCTGGAAAAGAAGATCAACACGAAGCTGACGGAGGACGCGCGCAAGAACCAGTGCAGCTTCAAGACGGGCACGGACGTGCTAGAGGCCGGCTGTGACCAGAAGCTCAAGAACCTCACGGCCGCGCTCGTCGAGGCCAAGAAGCAGCTCGATGCGGGCGGCGTGAAGAACTACCAGTTCGAGGTCTCCGGACACACCGACTCCAGCGGGGACGCGGCGAAGAACAAGGCGCTGAGCGAGAAGCGCGCCGCCGTCATCGTGAAGGAGTTGGTGTCGCGCGGGATTCCCCGGGCGGAGATCCTCGCGGTGGGACGGGGCTCGGAACAGCCCCTGGTGAAGCCGGACGACACGGCCGCGAAGAAGGCGAAGAACCGGCGCTACGAGATCCAGGTCCGGCTCTGA
- a CDS encoding TIM-barrel domain-containing protein, with the protein MRLDQTSIEPTRLHLWGPHAALEIRCPLPGVLRLRHIPSSLTAGFTHPRLAPKQPFAVVTDEALPLQARREGGTLHVTAEGVSLELTLETGAWNFRNAEGRTLARCESVSGESAPNMPFNHYRSRLSLHAPEDEAYLGFGEKVGPLDKRGMRFVFWNTDIQPHHPDTDPLYISIPFSMGLREGVAWGFFLDETWRSEVDVAYGDPERVKWETWGPELDVYLLSGPHPADVVGRYVTLTGKPPLPPLWSLGAQQSRWGYESADEIRSVVQAYRSRGLPLDVVYLDIDYQDAYKLWEWDRARYPDPAALARDMAKEGVRLVPIINPSLKAVPGYRPYEEAKERNYLVRADSGDVLVGEVWAKPATFPDFTREEVQRWWGDWHSDFLKQGMAGIWNDMNEPACFSLLEASGSVSATGARMNEEVQRTEGKTLPFAARHGTRRHVEVHNIFGMGMVKAGYEGFRRLVPERRPFLLTRAGFAGIQRYASVWTGDNSSHWEHMELSIPMLLGLGLSGVGFTGSDIPGFIGRPTPEMFARWTQLGVFYPLMRNHGAKPMPFQEPWRFGERYLTLAKAALERRYRLLPTLYSLMHEASQNGLPILRPLLMQDPSDPRALRAYDQFLFGGDMLVAPITKPGQTKRLAYLPKGEWLEWSNLDTPGAIHAGGQYVIADGPLDTVPLWLRAGGAVALTRPAPHTTTANWEHLEWHIHAGDGVNATLYEDAGDGYGESRTTTLKGSFDRGRLVLERRVQGTLAPARQTETLRIYGLKGVRSITGALELRGVVNGVLEVPMSANWDRLVVTS; encoded by the coding sequence ATGCGTCTGGACCAGACCTCCATTGAACCCACCCGGTTGCACCTGTGGGGCCCCCATGCAGCGCTCGAAATCCGCTGCCCTTTGCCAGGAGTCCTGCGGCTCCGGCACATTCCCTCTTCCCTGACGGCGGGCTTCACACACCCCCGGCTCGCGCCGAAGCAGCCCTTTGCCGTCGTCACCGACGAAGCCCTGCCCCTTCAAGCGCGCCGCGAGGGCGGCACCCTCCACGTCACCGCGGAGGGGGTCAGCCTGGAGCTGACGCTGGAGACCGGGGCCTGGAACTTCCGCAACGCGGAGGGGCGGACGCTCGCCCGGTGCGAGTCGGTGTCGGGGGAGAGCGCGCCCAACATGCCGTTCAACCACTACCGCTCGCGGCTCTCGCTGCACGCGCCCGAGGACGAGGCCTATCTGGGTTTCGGGGAGAAGGTTGGACCGCTGGACAAGCGCGGCATGCGCTTCGTGTTCTGGAACACGGACATCCAGCCGCACCACCCGGACACGGATCCGCTCTACATCTCCATTCCCTTCTCGATGGGCCTGCGCGAAGGCGTCGCCTGGGGCTTCTTCCTGGACGAGACCTGGCGCTCGGAAGTGGATGTCGCCTACGGCGATCCCGAGCGGGTGAAGTGGGAGACCTGGGGCCCCGAGCTGGATGTGTACCTGCTGTCGGGTCCCCACCCCGCGGACGTGGTGGGCCGCTATGTGACGCTCACCGGAAAGCCACCGCTGCCACCGCTGTGGAGCCTGGGGGCCCAGCAGTCGCGCTGGGGCTACGAGAGCGCGGACGAGATTCGCAGCGTCGTCCAGGCCTACCGCTCCCGGGGGCTGCCCCTGGATGTGGTGTACCTGGATATCGACTACCAGGATGCCTACAAGCTGTGGGAGTGGGACCGCGCGCGGTATCCGGACCCGGCGGCGCTGGCGCGCGACATGGCGAAAGAGGGGGTGCGGCTGGTGCCCATCATCAACCCCAGCCTCAAAGCCGTGCCCGGCTACCGCCCCTATGAGGAAGCCAAGGAGCGCAACTACCTGGTCCGCGCCGACAGCGGCGATGTGCTGGTGGGCGAGGTGTGGGCCAAGCCCGCGACCTTTCCGGACTTCACCCGCGAGGAGGTGCAGCGCTGGTGGGGCGACTGGCATTCGGACTTCCTGAAGCAGGGCATGGCGGGCATCTGGAATGACATGAACGAGCCGGCGTGCTTCTCGCTGCTCGAAGCCTCGGGGAGCGTGTCGGCGACGGGGGCGCGGATGAACGAAGAGGTGCAGCGGACGGAGGGCAAGACGCTCCCGTTCGCGGCACGGCATGGCACGCGCCGCCACGTGGAGGTGCACAACATCTTCGGCATGGGCATGGTGAAGGCCGGGTACGAGGGCTTCCGGCGCCTGGTCCCCGAGCGCCGTCCCTTCCTGCTGACGCGGGCCGGGTTCGCCGGCATCCAGCGGTACGCCTCGGTGTGGACAGGGGACAACTCGAGCCACTGGGAGCACATGGAGCTGTCGATCCCCATGCTCCTGGGGCTGGGGTTGTCGGGGGTCGGGTTCACGGGCTCGGACATCCCCGGTTTCATCGGCCGGCCGACCCCGGAGATGTTCGCCCGCTGGACGCAGTTGGGCGTGTTCTACCCGCTGATGCGCAACCACGGCGCGAAGCCCATGCCCTTCCAGGAGCCCTGGCGCTTCGGGGAGCGGTACCTCACGCTGGCCAAGGCCGCGCTGGAGCGGCGCTACCGGCTCCTGCCCACGTTGTACTCGCTGATGCACGAGGCCTCGCAGAACGGTCTGCCCATCCTGCGCCCCCTGCTCATGCAGGACCCCTCCGACCCGCGGGCGCTCCGCGCGTACGATCAATTCCTCTTCGGAGGGGACATGCTGGTGGCCCCCATCACGAAGCCCGGCCAGACGAAGCGCCTGGCCTACCTGCCGAAGGGCGAGTGGTTGGAGTGGTCCAACCTGGATACCCCTGGCGCCATCCACGCGGGCGGCCAGTACGTCATCGCGGACGGTCCCCTGGACACCGTGCCGCTCTGGCTGCGCGCCGGAGGGGCCGTGGCGCTCACCCGGCCGGCCCCGCACACGACGACGGCGAACTGGGAGCACCTCGAGTGGCACATCCACGCCGGGGACGGCGTGAACGCGACGCTCTACGAAGACGCCGGGGATGGCTACGGAGAGTCGCGCACCACCACCCTCAAGGGCAGCTTCGACCGGGGCCGCCTCGTGCTGGAGCGGCGCGTCCAGGGCACCCTGGCCCCCGCGCGCCAGACGGAGACCCTGCGCATCTACGGCCTCAAGGGCGTGCGCTCCATCACCGGCGCCCTGGAGTTGCGCGGCGTGGTGAATGGCGTGCTCGAGGTGCCCATGAGCGCCAACTGGGACCGGCTCGTCGTGACCTCCTGA
- a CDS encoding GMC family oxidoreductase translates to MDCDWLIIGSGFGGSVSALRLTEKGYRVLMLEKGRRLQAKDFPKTNWNLKRWLWLPQLGWRGLFKMTFFRHVTVLSGVGVGGGSLVYANTLPIPKDDFFQSGDWGQLTDWKQELAPHYREARRMLGARPNPLRTVPDQVIQEVGKEIGREDFEPTTVAIYFGEPNVTVPDPYHGGEGPPRTGCTSCGGCMLGCQVGAKNTLDKNYLYLAEKRGLTLLADTEATWVRPLPGGGYEVEALEGASLFTRRKRRFTAQNIVFAGGVLGTVDLLLKLKASPDGLPRLSDRLGEGVRTNSEALISVVSPRRDKDLSTGVAIGSILNTDEHSHLEPVRYSAGSGFFRLLGAPYVTGDRVVTRIARLVGSVLRHPIKLLRVLTVRDYAKQTIILLYMRTLDGHLRMRRGRGPLTGMRKGLTTALQAGPAPTANIPEAADLARRVAAKIDGMPMSLVNETVLGIPTTAHILGGCCMGTSAETGVIDTQHRVFGHEGLYVVDGSAVSANPGVNPSLTITALAERAMAFIPVKKALPSGTQEGWMGTPQPRKAGAGG, encoded by the coding sequence ATGGACTGTGACTGGCTGATCATTGGCTCGGGGTTCGGCGGCAGCGTGAGCGCGTTGCGCCTGACGGAGAAGGGCTACCGCGTGCTGATGCTGGAGAAGGGCCGGCGCCTTCAAGCCAAGGACTTCCCGAAGACGAACTGGAACCTCAAGCGGTGGCTGTGGTTGCCCCAGCTCGGGTGGCGCGGGTTGTTCAAGATGACCTTCTTCCGCCACGTCACGGTGCTCTCCGGCGTGGGCGTGGGCGGCGGCTCGCTCGTCTATGCCAACACGCTGCCCATCCCGAAGGACGACTTCTTCCAGAGCGGAGACTGGGGCCAGCTCACGGATTGGAAGCAGGAGTTGGCGCCGCACTACCGCGAAGCACGCCGGATGCTTGGGGCGAGGCCCAATCCCCTGCGCACGGTGCCGGATCAGGTCATTCAAGAGGTGGGCAAGGAGATCGGCCGCGAGGACTTCGAGCCCACCACCGTGGCCATCTACTTCGGCGAGCCCAATGTCACCGTTCCGGATCCTTACCACGGGGGAGAGGGGCCGCCGCGCACCGGCTGCACCTCCTGCGGCGGGTGCATGCTGGGGTGCCAGGTCGGCGCGAAGAACACGTTGGACAAGAACTACCTGTACCTCGCGGAGAAGCGGGGGCTGACCCTGCTGGCGGACACGGAGGCCACGTGGGTGCGTCCGCTGCCGGGTGGAGGCTACGAGGTGGAGGCCCTGGAGGGCGCCTCGCTCTTCACCCGCCGCAAGCGCCGCTTCACCGCGCAGAACATCGTCTTCGCTGGCGGCGTGCTGGGCACGGTGGACCTGTTGTTGAAGCTGAAGGCGAGCCCGGATGGGCTGCCCCGGCTCTCCGACCGGCTGGGGGAGGGCGTGCGCACCAACTCCGAGGCACTGATCAGCGTGGTGTCGCCTCGCAGGGACAAGGATCTGTCCACGGGCGTCGCCATTGGCTCCATCCTGAACACGGATGAGCACTCGCACCTGGAGCCGGTGCGCTACTCGGCGGGCTCGGGCTTCTTCCGGTTGCTCGGCGCGCCCTATGTCACCGGAGACCGGGTGGTGACCCGGATCGCCCGGCTCGTGGGGAGCGTGCTGCGCCATCCGATCAAGCTGCTGCGGGTGCTGACCGTGCGCGACTATGCCAAGCAGACCATCATCCTGCTCTACATGCGGACGCTGGATGGGCACCTGCGCATGAGGCGGGGGCGGGGACCGCTGACGGGCATGCGCAAGGGGCTCACCACGGCGTTGCAAGCGGGGCCCGCGCCCACGGCCAACATCCCCGAGGCGGCGGACTTGGCGCGCCGGGTGGCCGCCAAGATCGACGGCATGCCCATGAGCCTGGTCAACGAGACGGTGCTGGGCATTCCCACGACGGCGCACATCCTCGGGGGCTGCTGCATGGGGACTTCGGCCGAGACGGGCGTCATCGACACCCAGCACCGGGTATTTGGCCACGAGGGGCTCTACGTGGTGGATGGCTCGGCGGTGTCCGCGAACCCCGGCGTCAACCCCTCCCTGACCATCACCGCGCTGGCGGAGCGGGCCATGGCCTTCATCCCGGTCAAGAAGGCGCTCCCTTCGGGGACTCAGGAGGGCTGGATGGGCACGCCGCAGCCCCGGAAGGCCGGGGCCGGGGGCTAA
- the xth gene encoding exodeoxyribonuclease III: MKIASWNVNSVRARQERLLNWLKAHQPDVLCLQELKCVDADFPTEAVREAGYHAVTHGQKTYNGVAILSKAEPSDVVLGLSDGVEDSHARLIAATVSGVRVVSAYVPNGQAVDSPAYVYKLEWYSRLRRYLEARHTPDQPLVLCGDWNVAPEPIDVYDPAVWEGQTLFTLKERDALQQVCAFGLADTFRKLHPGVEKKFSWWDYRGLSFPKNLGVRIDHIFATAPLVQRLVKAEIDREERKGKQPSDHAPVWAEFRD; the protein is encoded by the coding sequence ATGAAAATCGCCAGCTGGAATGTGAACTCGGTCAGGGCGCGGCAGGAGCGCTTGCTGAACTGGCTGAAGGCCCACCAACCGGACGTCCTCTGCCTCCAGGAGTTGAAGTGCGTGGATGCGGACTTCCCCACGGAAGCGGTCCGCGAGGCGGGCTACCACGCCGTCACGCACGGGCAGAAGACCTACAACGGGGTGGCCATCCTCTCGAAGGCAGAGCCCTCGGACGTGGTGTTGGGCCTGTCGGATGGGGTGGAGGACTCCCATGCGCGGCTCATCGCGGCGACGGTGAGCGGGGTTCGCGTGGTGAGCGCCTATGTGCCCAACGGACAGGCGGTGGACTCTCCCGCCTACGTGTACAAGCTGGAATGGTACTCGCGGCTGCGGCGCTACCTGGAGGCGAGGCACACGCCGGATCAGCCGCTGGTGCTGTGTGGGGACTGGAACGTGGCCCCCGAGCCCATCGATGTGTACGACCCGGCGGTCTGGGAGGGGCAGACGCTCTTCACGCTGAAGGAGCGCGACGCGTTGCAGCAGGTGTGTGCCTTCGGGCTGGCGGACACGTTCCGCAAGCTGCACCCCGGCGTGGAGAAGAAGTTCAGCTGGTGGGATTACCGGGGCCTGTCGTTCCCCAAGAACCTGGGTGTGCGCATCGATCACATCTTCGCCACCGCGCCGCTGGTGCAGCGGTTGGTGAAGGCGGAGATCGACCGGGAAGAGCGCAAGGGCAAGCAGCCCTCGGACCACGCCCCCGTTTGGGCCGAGTTCCGCGACTGA
- a CDS encoding tetratricopeptide repeat protein yields the protein MKKRSPQSRLLLSLVPAVALLLFAAHQGIQALRPSAPGPLGPSGLASFPPVLPGQALPLAAEQGVPTADVASNPEFPERPSDALRLPHEHLYRVNHLARARTLRDMGDPAGALTECRRALHDAPGDEEALRLLARLGPLVGHPDLAALALSRLGNVLPEDASPLIQQARLLISLSAFPEAVRVGEEALLRAPEEPEVYQVLGLAHLAAGELPRAILRFQQAVHLAPEYGHALNNLGFAWLRANENQKAAEVLARAAALLPHAGHVHNNLGVAYERLGRTDEAQAAYASATRLSPRYVKAHVNVSRMKAVARLGEGPSPFQEEHPVPVSQELER from the coding sequence GTGAAGAAGAGGTCCCCGCAGTCTCGCTTGCTGCTGTCCCTCGTGCCCGCGGTGGCCCTCCTGCTCTTCGCCGCCCATCAAGGAATCCAGGCCTTGCGTCCCTCGGCCCCCGGTCCTTTGGGCCCGTCCGGTCTCGCCTCCTTCCCACCCGTCCTTCCAGGACAAGCGCTCCCTCTGGCGGCCGAGCAGGGCGTCCCCACAGCCGACGTCGCCTCCAACCCGGAGTTCCCAGAGCGTCCCTCCGACGCCCTGCGCCTTCCCCATGAGCACCTCTACCGGGTGAACCATCTGGCCCGGGCCCGGACCCTGCGTGACATGGGAGATCCCGCAGGCGCACTGACCGAGTGCCGGCGCGCCCTCCACGACGCACCCGGGGATGAGGAGGCCCTCAGGCTGCTGGCCCGTTTGGGCCCACTCGTGGGTCATCCAGATCTCGCCGCGCTCGCCCTCTCCCGCCTGGGGAACGTGCTGCCCGAAGATGCCTCCCCGCTCATCCAGCAGGCCCGCCTGCTGATCTCCCTGTCAGCGTTCCCGGAAGCCGTGCGCGTGGGTGAAGAGGCGCTCCTCCGGGCGCCCGAGGAGCCCGAGGTGTACCAGGTCCTCGGCCTCGCTCACCTCGCCGCGGGCGAGCTGCCCAGGGCCATTCTCCGCTTCCAGCAAGCCGTTCACCTGGCGCCCGAGTACGGCCACGCCCTCAACAACCTCGGGTTCGCCTGGCTGCGCGCCAACGAGAACCAGAAGGCCGCCGAGGTGCTTGCCCGCGCCGCCGCCCTGCTTCCCCACGCGGGCCATGTTCACAACAACCTCGGCGTGGCTTACGAGCGGCTCGGCCGCACGGACGAGGCCCAGGCCGCCTACGCCAGCGCTACCCGGCTCTCCCCGCGCTACGTCAAGGCGCACGTCAACGTGAGCCGGATGAAGGCCGTGGCGCGCCTCGGCGAAGGACCCTCCCCTTTCCAGGAGGAGCATCCGGTTCCCGTTTCTCAAGAGTTGGAGCGGTAA